A section of the Vidua macroura isolate BioBank_ID:100142 chromosome 23, ASM2450914v1, whole genome shotgun sequence genome encodes:
- the PPCS gene encoding phosphopantothenate--cysteine ligase isoform X2: MFYLAAAVSDFYIPVSEMPEHKIQSSEGPLQITMKMVPKMLSPLVREWAPEAFVISFKLETDPQILLDKSRQALEKYRHQVVVANVLESRRTSVIIVTRDSQTPLSLSDEEIARGVEIEEKIVSYLQGQHTAFIERKG, translated from the exons ATGTTCTACCTGGCGGCCGCCGTGTCGGATTTCTACATCCCGGTCTCCGAGATGCCGGAGCACAAGATCCAGTCCTCGGAGGGGCCCTTGCAG ATCACAATGAAGATGGTGCCAAAAATGCTGTCACCCCTGGTCAGAGAGTGGGCCCCTGAGGCCTTTGTGATTTCCTTCAAACTGGAGACAGATCCCCAGATCCTCCTGGATAAATCTCGGCAGGCTCTGGAGAAATACCGGCACCAGGTGGTGGTGGCCAACGTGCTGGAATCCCGGAGAACCTCCGTCATCATCGTCACCAGGGACTCGCAGACTCCCTTATCCCTGTCCGACGAGGAAATCGCACGAGGCGTGGAAATAGAGGAGAAGATTGTGAGTTACCTCCAGGGCCAGCACACGGCCTTTATagagagaaaaggctga